The region CGCCGACCTGGTGGTCGAAATCGTCTCCCCCGAAAGCGCCCCCCGCGACCGGGGCGAAAAATTCTACGAATACCAGGAAGCCGGCATCCCCGAATACTGGCTCATCGACCCGGTCCGCCAGCAGGCGGAGTTCTATCAGCGGGATGATCGGGGCCGTTTTCAGCACGTGCCCCCGGATCCCCACGGGATCTATCGTCCCCACACCATCCCCGGGTTCTGGATCCGGGTGGATTGGCTCTGGCAAGACCCGTTGCCGCCTGTGGACATGATCCTGCTGGAGATTGGGGGCGATGCTTACGCTCGTCGCCTGATCGAGCGTCTCCGGGAACGAGGATGGTTGTGATCCCTGACGGATGGCTGGAGCGGATGGAGCACTACAAGGTTTCCACCACTTCCCGTGGAACCAGATAGCGCTCCACCGGTTCCCCCCCTGGCAGATGAGCGGCCAGGGCCTGCCAGAGGCGACGGGCCTCCGCCCGCACCGTTTCCAGAGCTTCCCGCTCTCCCGCGGCGCGGAGCACCTTCCCCAGCGCGATCCGGGCGATCAATGCCGCCGGCCGGAAGCCTGCTGCATCCGCCCACCGGCTGGCCTCCTCCAGAACGGAACGCGCTGCCTCGGGACGGCCCATCGCGCGGGCCCAGCGCCCCGCCTCCACCGCCGCGTGCACGAACTCCACCACCAGCCCTCGGCGGCCGGTGTATTGAAGCGCCTGCTCCAGCAACGCGCGGGCTTCTGGCCCATGCCCCTGCAGACGCGCCAGGCGGGCCTCCCCGATCAACCCCACACTGCGAGCCACGGCATCCACGGCCCGCCCCTGGGCCAGCGCCTCATCCAGCAACGCCGTCGCCCGCTCGAGATCCCCCCGTGCCAGGAAAACCATCCCCAGGCCGATCTGAGCGCTTAAACGGTGTGCCCGCAGAGCGGACTGGTTTTTCAACAGTGTCACCACGCTCTGGAACTGGGCCTGCGCCTCTTCCAGCTGGCGGGCTCGCAGCGCCAGATACCCCTGGAAGATCCGCCCCCAGATCGTGCTCCAGTCCATTTCCGGAACCCGCCGGGCCAGCTGCAGCCCTTTGTTCAGCCAGGCCTGCGCTTCCGCGAAATCCCCCCGTAGATCCTGCAAATACGCCATCAGGTTGCAGCTCATCACCACATGCGGCCACTGCGCCGTGGCTTCCGCAATGGTCAACGCCTGATGCAGGCAGGCCTCCGCCGGCTCCGCCATCCCCTGCAGCGTGAGGATCCAGCCATAGAAATTCAGCAACAGCGGCGCCTGCTCCGGCGCCAAGGTTTCCGCCAGCTCCACCCAGGGCCGACCCCAGAGGGGAGGAGCGGGCTGGAAGAGCCCCTCCCCGGACGAGGGAAGCGAGGATTCCTCCCCGAAGACCAGCTCCAGACGATCCAGCAGATCCGCTTCTGCCAGGCTCAACTCGGAAGCGAACTGCGTCCGGATCTCCCCGGCCAGCTCTCCCACTTCCTCCAGCCGGCCCAGCATCGCCAGGGTGGTCATCAGCCGGCGGGCCGCGTTCAGCGCGTGAACCCGATCCCCCTGCGCCTCCGCCCATTCCCGGAATCGGGTGTAAGTCTCCACAATCCCCTCCCAATCCCCCAGCGCTTCCAGCGCCATCCCCCGCCCGAGATAGGCCCGCCGGATCCATTCCGCCATCCCCTCATCGCCGGTGCTCTGAGCGGCAGCAGCCAGCGCCTCATCGTAATGGCGCACCGCCTGCCGGAATCCATAGGCCCGCCGGGCATGATCTCCAGCTTCCACCGCATAACGCACCATCGAGGGAAGAGCCCCACGGCCCGCGCGCTGGAAGTGATAGGCGATCTCCGCACTGTAAGGGCCTGGATGAAGCCCATACAGGGCCGCCAGGGCTTCCGCGAGGCGTTGATGCTGGCGTCGCCGCACCACCGGAGGGATCGCCTCATAGATCACCCGGCGGACCACCTCATGCACGAAAGAAAGGCGCTCTTCCGCGTCCTCCCGGAGGAAATGGCGCTCCAGCAGGATCCGGAGATCGGGCTCCGGATCCGGCGGTCCGATCAGCTCCAGCCATTGAACGGGGAACGCCCGACCGATCACCGCCGCGATCTCCAGGATCTCCCGCGCGCCCTCGGGCAGGCGGGCCACCCGATCCGCGATCAGGGCACGCAGGGAAGAGATCGCCGCCGGTCCATCCAGATAGCGCTCCAGGGCCTCACGCCGGAACGACCCCCCGGCCGCCAGCGCCGCGCGCAGGAGCTCCGCCGTGAAAAGGGCGTTCCCCTCCGTCAAGCTGTGCAAACGCCGGGCGAGACCCTTGAGGCGCTCGACCGGTTCCCCGCTCAACCGGGCCAGCCAGAAAGCCAGGGCCTCCAGGGAAAGACGCCCCACCCGGATCCGGCAGCCAATCCCCTCCCGCCGCAGCATCTCCAGCAAATGGCTGACCTCGCGTCCCTCCGGCTCCTCCTCCGGGGTATGGGCCAGCAACAGCACCAGGGGATGACGCGCCGCGCGGCGGGCCAGGCGGCCCACCACGGTCAGGGTGGCCTCATCGGTCCAGTGCAGATCATCCACAAACATCACCAGCGGACGCTGATCCGCCAGGGCGATGATGAGGTTGGAAAAACCATCGATCAGGCGATGCCGGTTCTCCTCCGGCGTGGTCTCTGGAACGGCCGGCAGGTTCGGATAAAGAAGATGCAAGGAGGGGATCAGCTGAGCGACCTGGGCGAGGGCGAAAAGCGGCAGCTCGCCCCGCCGGTCCGCCGAAAGCTGACTCAGCAATCGCCGCAAGCCCTCCGCCAGACAGGAAAAGGGGAGAGTGCGCTCGATGAACAGGCCGCGGATGTAAAGGACGTCCGCGTCATGGGCGAAAAGACGGATCGCCTCCACCGCCAGCCGGGTTTTGCCCGCCCCCGGCTCCCCGATCAACACCCCCACGCCTCCCTGTCCCCTGGCCAGCCCGGCAAAGACCTCCTGCAGGCGCTCCAGTTCGGCTTCCCGCCCCACAAAGATCTCTCCCATCATCCCCTCTACCAGGGGGAGATCCTGCACCGGCTGCAAAAACCGGGGGGGACGGGCCGACGGGAGCTCCCCGCGAAGGAGCGCTTCGTAGAGGGCGCGGGTGGAGGGAGAGGGTTCCACACCGAAAGCTTTCATCATGACCTGCCGGCAGCGCTCATACGTGCTCAACGCTCCGGCCAGATCCCCGACTGCGATCTGATAGCGCATCAGGGAACGGTAGGCCGGCTCCCGGAATTCATCCAGCGCCAGAATCCGACGACAGAGCGGGATCGCCTTCTCCGGCGCGCCCGCCGCCGCCAGGAGCTCCGCCAGATCCAGAGCGGCTTCCATATATCGCTCGCGCAACCGCTCCCGCTCGGT is a window of Thermoflexus sp. DNA encoding:
- a CDS encoding Uma2 family endonuclease; this translates as ADLVVEIVSPESAPRDRGEKFYEYQEAGIPEYWLIDPVRQQAEFYQRDDRGRFQHVPPDPHGIYRPHTIPGFWIRVDWLWQDPLPPVDMILLEIGGDAYARRLIERLRERGWL
- a CDS encoding ATP-binding protein produces the protein MLRVRMFGRFEVWRGEMLIPESAWFTRRAKQLFKILLLARGKPVPSDQLLDWLWPHSDPQRAAITLRSTVHALRRALEPDRPPRASRYILSQPPGYAIARDAPLWVDVWAFEDLLEAAGRAAAPEERRACLMEALSLYRDDLLIEDPYAEWALTERERLRERYMEAALDLAELLAAAGAPEKAIPLCRRILALDEFREPAYRSLMRYQIAVGDLAGALSTYERCRQVMMKAFGVEPSPSTRALYEALLRGELPSARPPRFLQPVQDLPLVEGMMGEIFVGREAELERLQEVFAGLARGQGGVGVLIGEPGAGKTRLAVEAIRLFAHDADVLYIRGLFIERTLPFSCLAEGLRRLLSQLSADRRGELPLFALAQVAQLIPSLHLLYPNLPAVPETTPEENRHRLIDGFSNLIIALADQRPLVMFVDDLHWTDEATLTVVGRLARRAARHPLVLLLAHTPEEEPEGREVSHLLEMLRREGIGCRIRVGRLSLEALAFWLARLSGEPVERLKGLARRLHSLTEGNALFTAELLRAALAAGGSFRREALERYLDGPAAISSLRALIADRVARLPEGAREILEIAAVIGRAFPVQWLELIGPPDPEPDLRILLERHFLREDAEERLSFVHEVVRRVIYEAIPPVVRRRQHQRLAEALAALYGLHPGPYSAEIAYHFQRAGRGALPSMVRYAVEAGDHARRAYGFRQAVRHYDEALAAAAQSTGDEGMAEWIRRAYLGRGMALEALGDWEGIVETYTRFREWAEAQGDRVHALNAARRLMTTLAMLGRLEEVGELAGEIRTQFASELSLAEADLLDRLELVFGEESSLPSSGEGLFQPAPPLWGRPWVELAETLAPEQAPLLLNFYGWILTLQGMAEPAEACLHQALTIAEATAQWPHVVMSCNLMAYLQDLRGDFAEAQAWLNKGLQLARRVPEMDWSTIWGRIFQGYLALRARQLEEAQAQFQSVVTLLKNQSALRAHRLSAQIGLGMVFLARGDLERATALLDEALAQGRAVDAVARSVGLIGEARLARLQGHGPEARALLEQALQYTGRRGLVVEFVHAAVEAGRWARAMGRPEAARSVLEEASRWADAAGFRPAALIARIALGKVLRAAGEREALETVRAEARRLWQALAAHLPGGEPVERYLVPREVVETL